Proteins encoded in a region of the Pelobates fuscus isolate aPelFus1 chromosome 11, aPelFus1.pri, whole genome shotgun sequence genome:
- the LOC134577221 gene encoding C-type natriuretic peptide 1-like, translating to MMTCRIFSCSSVFVLLVLLKDHARAKPLPDLQSLSRLLEDNFEHSFGYEEPEHENVDLEPTDQQESDHQWSRTRLEPAGSSHLSEISLQQLLNDPLGSSRRYRLRSKKGISRGCFGVKLDRIGSLSGLGC from the exons ATGATGACTTGCAGAATATTTAGTTGCTCTTCTGTTTTTGTGCTTCTTGTCCTTCTGAAAGATCATGCAAGAGCCAAACCATTGCCTGACCTGCAG AGTCTGTCCAGATTATTAGAGGATAATTTTGAGCACTCCTTTGGCTATGAAGAGCCTGAACATGAAAATGTGGATCTGGAGCCCACAGACCAGCAGGAATCAGACCATCAGTGgagcaggaccaggcttgagccAGCAGGAAGTTCCCATCTCAGTGAGATCTCCCTTCAGCAGCTCCTCAATGACCCACTGGGATCCTCGAGAAGATACCGGCTAAGGAGCAAAAAGGGCATTTCCAGGGGATGTTTCGGAGTTAAACTGGACAGGATTGGGTCCTTGAGTGGTCTTGGCTGCTAA